The stretch of DNA GGACGGGTTCGCCGGTCGCGTCGAGGCGCCCGGGGCGGCGCTCGCTGCGTTCGAGGAGTCACATCCGGACTGTCTGATCGCCTGTGGCGACTCGATCCCGGCGTCGCTGGCGGCTGCGGCCTCCGAGGCCGGCTGCCCGATCGTCGACTGTCAGGGGGAGACGATCACCACGCGGAGCGAGGAAGGGGACGCGGACGACGACTCCGCGACCGGTCTCGGCGACCGTGTGACGGCGGCCGTCGGCGGCACGCCCAACCGCGAGCGGATCGCCCGACTCCACGAGGGTTCGGCGGAGCTCGTCGGGTTCGAGGAGCGGTCGAAGCTCCACCAGCGGATCGTCGAGATCGGGACCGAAGTGCTCGGGTTCGGTATCGCGGTGCTCTATCTCTACGACGGCGACGGGTTCCGGCTCGCGGCCTCGACCGACCCGGATACTCCGGAGACGGCCGATCCGGGGTTCGGCATCCTCTCGGCGGTGCGCCGGACCGGCGAGCCGGCGATCGTCGACGACATCGAGAACCACCCGGTCGCCGAACAACGCGTCGAGGAGTTACGCTCCGGTATCGCGGTCCCTTTCGGCGATATCGGCGTGTTCGGCGGCCTCTCGCCCGAGGTGGGGAGCTACGACGAGACCGATCTGGAGTTCGCCCAGCTACTGGCTAACCACGGTGCACAGGTCGACGCCCGGATACGCGCCCAGCAGAGCCTCCGCGACCGCCAGGTTCGGATCACCCGACTCCACGAGGCCGCACCGTCGTTGATCGGGGCCGAGACCGAGTCGGCGCTGTACCAGCGGGTGGTCGACATCGCGGCGGACGTGCTCGAACTCGACCAGTCGGTGCTCCTGATGGAACAGGACGGTGAACTGCACCCGGTCGGCGGCCGGACCGACAGGCTGGACCGGGTGTCGACCGAAGCGGGCATCGTCGGCCGGACGTACAACGAGGAGCGCTCGTTCCTCATCGATAACGCCGAGGTCAACCCCGACGCCGAACCGGCCAACGAGACGGTCAGGTCCGCGATCAGCGTCCCCGTCGGGAGTTCCGGCGTGTTCCAGGTGATCTCCGACGAGACCGGCACGTTCGACGAGGAGGATCTCGAACTCGTGGAGCTGCTGGTCGGCTACGCGGAGTCGACGCTCGACCGCATCCGCTCGGAGGAGGCGCTCCGGGAGTCCCGACGGGTGATCGAGCGGCTCCACACGTCGGCGATGGAGCTTGGCGCCGTCGAGACGGAGGCGCAGCTGCTCGACATCGCGATCGACGCCGCCGAGGACGTGCTCGATCTGGACATGAGCAAGCTCGACCTCCGGGAGGGCGACATGCTCGTCCCCGTCGCGGAGTCGGGCGGCATCGCCGCGGACGCGGGCCGGAAGATGCACATCTCCGAGGGGATCGCGGGCAAGACCGCCCGCACCGGCGACTCGTTCCTGCTCACGGACATCCACAGCGACCCCGACTCCCGGCCCACCAGCCCGGAGTTCGAGTCGGCGATCTCGGTGCCGGTCGGCGACCTCGGTGTGTTTCAGGCGGTCTCGACCGAGCCCGAGGCGTTCGACGAGGAGGATCTCGAGCTCGCGGAGCTGCTGATGGCCCACGTCGCGGTGGCGCTGCAGCGCGTCCGCGCGGAGGCCGACCTCCGACGCCAACGTGACAGCTTCGAAGCGCTGTTCGAGAACATCCCCGGTGCCGCCGTCTCCTACGAGATGATCGACGGCGAGCCGATCGTTCGCCGGGTCAACGGCGCGTTCGAGCGCACGTTCGGCTACGACGCCGACGAGATCGAGGGCGAGTCCCTCGACGAGTACATCGTCCCGTCCGAGACCGAGACGGAGGCCGACTCGTACAACGAGCAGCTCGCGAACGGCGAACGGGTCCAGACCGAGGTCGAACGCGACACCGCCGACGGCACCAAACACTTCCTGCTGCAGGTCACACCACTCGAGGTCGGCGAAGCGAACGCGCCCGGCTACGCCATCTACTCCGACGTGAGCGAACGGCGGGAGCGCGAGGCCGAGCTCCGCCGGCAGAACGAGCGCCTCGATCAGTTCGCGAGCGTCGTCTCCCACGACTTGCGCAACCCCCTCAACGTCGCATCGGGCTATCTCGATCTCGTCAGGGAGACTGGCGACCTCGGGAAACTCGACAACGCCGAAGACGCGCTCGACCGGATGAATCACCTCGTCACCGATCTGCTGACGCTGGCCCGCGAGGGACAGGACGTGGGCGAGACCCAGCGGATCGACCTCGACGCCGTCGCACGGCAGGCGTGGAACCACGTCGCGACCGACGGGGCGTCGCTGGCCGTCGACGCCGACGGGACGATGGACGCCGACCCCGACCGGCTGATCGAGCTGTTCGAGAACCTCTACCGAAACGCGGTCGAACACGCCGGCGCCGAGCCGACGGTCACCGTCGGCACGCTGCCCGACCGCGAGGGCTTTTTCGTCGCCGACGACGGCCCCGGCATCGGCGACGACGTCGACCCGTTCGACACGGGCGTCACCACCAGCGACGAGGGGACGGGGTTCGGCCTCCCGATCGTCGAGAGCATCGCCGAGGCCCACGGCTGGTCGGTGTCGATCACCGAGAGCGAGGACGGCGGCGCACGGTTCGAGTTCGAGACCGCGTGAGTCGTCCCACTCGATCGAAAAACGGGCGTCGAGCCGTCTCTCAGGGCGCCGTCACCAGCACGAACACGAGCAGCGCGGCGACGGCGACCAGCAGTACGTGACCCGCCGCGGCGAGTATGGCGGGAATCCCCGCAGCGACACGCTCGAGCGGCGTTAGCGCTTCGCCGAACACGTCTTCTTCGAGGGTTGCGATGGACATGGTCCTTCTACCTCATCGTTGTACCCCCTCTCAAAAATCGGGCCCGACGATTCCGAGAAACTGGGAACGCCGGTGACCGTCGGAACGGGCCGGCAGCCTCAGCGTTCCGCCATCGCGGCCCGCACCGAGTCGATCGCTCCCTCGATATCGCCGTCGCTCACGTCCCAGTTCGTGGTAAACCGCACCGTCGTCTCGCCGAACGCCACCGCGAGCACGCCGTGCTGTTCGATCTCCCCGACGAACGCCTCCGCGTCCAGCCCCGTCCCCGCCACGTCGGCGACGACGATGTTGGTGTCGGGCTCGATCGTCTCGATCCCGTCGATCCCGCCCAGCCCCTCGGCGATGCGCTCGGCGCGCCGGTGGTCGTCCGCGAGGTGGCCGCGGTTCTCCAGTGCGAGCAGCCCGGGCGCGGCGATCATGCCGGCCTGCCGCATCCCGCCGCCGAACAGCTTCCGGGTCCGGCGCGCGCGGTCGATGAACTCCTCCTCGCCGACGAGCATCGAGCCGACGGGGGCGCCCAGCCCCTTCGAGAGGCAGAACATCACGCTGTCGGCCGACTCGGCCAGTTCGGCGACGTCAGTGTCGAGCGACTCGGCGGCGTTGAACAGTCGCGCGCCGTCTAAGTGGACGGGCACGCCGTGGTCGTGGGCGACCTCGGCCGCGGCGTCGATCTCGGCCTTCGAGATCGCGACACCGCCGCGGTAGTTGTGGGTGTTCTCCAGACAGAACAGCCCCGTGCCGGCCTCGTGGAGCCCCTCCTCGACGAGCCCCTCACGCACCTGCTCCGGCGTCGGGACGGCCGACTCGCCGAAGTCGAGCAGCCGCGTCTGGAGGCTGCTCAGCTGGGCGACCGCGCCGAGTTCCCACTTGAGGACGTGGGCGTGCTCGTCGGCGAGCAGCTCCTGCCCGCGGTCGGTGTGGGTTCGGATCGCGACCTGGTTGCCCATCGTCCCGCTGGGGACGAACAGGCCGGCCTCCTTCCCGAGGATTTCGGCGGCGCGGCGCTCGAGCTCGTTGACGCTCGGATCGTCGCGGTACAC from Halolamina sediminis encodes:
- a CDS encoding GAF domain-containing protein, whose amino-acid sequence is MAHRTEILVVGENPCGAAGSLLDRDGFAGRVEAPGAALAAFEESHPDCLIACGDSIPASLAAAASEAGCPIVDCQGETITTRSEEGDADDDSATGLGDRVTAAVGGTPNRERIARLHEGSAELVGFEERSKLHQRIVEIGTEVLGFGIAVLYLYDGDGFRLAASTDPDTPETADPGFGILSAVRRTGEPAIVDDIENHPVAEQRVEELRSGIAVPFGDIGVFGGLSPEVGSYDETDLEFAQLLANHGAQVDARIRAQQSLRDRQVRITRLHEAAPSLIGAETESALYQRVVDIAADVLELDQSVLLMEQDGELHPVGGRTDRLDRVSTEAGIVGRTYNEERSFLIDNAEVNPDAEPANETVRSAISVPVGSSGVFQVISDETGTFDEEDLELVELLVGYAESTLDRIRSEEALRESRRVIERLHTSAMELGAVETEAQLLDIAIDAAEDVLDLDMSKLDLREGDMLVPVAESGGIAADAGRKMHISEGIAGKTARTGDSFLLTDIHSDPDSRPTSPEFESAISVPVGDLGVFQAVSTEPEAFDEEDLELAELLMAHVAVALQRVRAEADLRRQRDSFEALFENIPGAAVSYEMIDGEPIVRRVNGAFERTFGYDADEIEGESLDEYIVPSETETEADSYNEQLANGERVQTEVERDTADGTKHFLLQVTPLEVGEANAPGYAIYSDVSERREREAELRRQNERLDQFASVVSHDLRNPLNVASGYLDLVRETGDLGKLDNAEDALDRMNHLVTDLLTLAREGQDVGETQRIDLDAVARQAWNHVATDGASLAVDADGTMDADPDRLIELFENLYRNAVEHAGAEPTVTVGTLPDREGFFVADDGPGIGDDVDPFDTGVTTSDEGTGFGLPIVESIAEAHGWSVSITESEDGGARFEFETA
- a CDS encoding threonine aldolase family protein, translating into MVVDLRSDTVTKPSDAMREAAKNADVGDDVYRDDPSVNELERRAAEILGKEAGLFVPSGTMGNQVAIRTHTDRGQELLADEHAHVLKWELGAVAQLSSLQTRLLDFGESAVPTPEQVREGLVEEGLHEAGTGLFCLENTHNYRGGVAISKAEIDAAAEVAHDHGVPVHLDGARLFNAAESLDTDVAELAESADSVMFCLSKGLGAPVGSMLVGEEEFIDRARRTRKLFGGGMRQAGMIAAPGLLALENRGHLADDHRRAERIAEGLGGIDGIETIEPDTNIVVADVAGTGLDAEAFVGEIEQHGVLAVAFGETTVRFTTNWDVSDGDIEGAIDSVRAAMAER